The Pseudochaenichthys georgianus chromosome 8, fPseGeo1.2, whole genome shotgun sequence genome has a segment encoding these proteins:
- the fmc1 gene encoding protein FMC1 homolog, whose translation MSAMAPALRVCRGILKELRASIGPTYNKSLAYNYVMDQFRQNKITGERYCRAQQEAHHDSNTYLCLLGSTRTHLALHKLYHAKGECSQESAAAMVGLRLPEQPGGKGWEK comes from the exons ATGTCAGCGATGGCACCAGCGTTACGAGTGTGCAGAGGAATACTAAAAGAACTGCGTGCCAGCATAGGACCGACCTATAATAAGTCTCTGGCTTACAACTATGTCATGGACCAGTTCCGTCAGAATAAG ATAACAGGTGAAAGGTACTGCCGGGCCCAGCAGGAGGCGCACCACGACTCCAACACCTACCTGTGTCTGCTCGGCTCCACCAGGACTCACCTGGCTCTGCACAAACTGTACCACGCGAAGGGCGAATGCAGCCAGGAGTCAGCAGCTGCCATGGTGGGGCTCAGGCTGCCCGAACAGCCGGGGGGGAAAGGCTGGGAGAAGTGA